The following are encoded in a window of Phaseolus vulgaris cultivar G19833 chromosome 3, P. vulgaris v2.0, whole genome shotgun sequence genomic DNA:
- the LOC137807041 gene encoding acidic leucine-rich nuclear phosphoprotein 32-related protein-like, whose translation MDRPIDCHVINPCEFVSERLRSALQSNWGKRREEGGNLGVFSILACSVFDQFWLSKEFRNGLPSVLCFLDSKMKVNEELSEQVEENQITLLSEDDQEYNSDDELDDAEDDEDDDEDDDDDDDDDDGNDDDEDDDEDDAPDAGNDDEDDEDEEEGDVQHGADPGDGDGDDDDDEDDDDDDDDDEEEEEDHGEEEDLGTEYLIRPLGTAEEEEASSDFEPEENGEEEDEDVDDENDEKAQVPPKRKRSDKDGSDDDDGGEDDERPSKR comes from the exons ATGGACCGTCCGATTGATTGCCACGTCATCAATCCGTGTGAATTCGTGTCTGAACGGCTAAGATCAGCACTGCAGAGCAACTGGGGGAAGCGAAGGGAAGAGGGTGGTAACTTGGGTGTTTTCTCCATTCTAGCGTGCTCGGTTTTCGATCAATTTTGGCTGAGCAAAGAATTTCGAAACGGTTTGCCAAGCGTGCTCTGCTTTCTGGATTCGAAGATGAAGGTCAATGAGGAATTGAGCGAGCAAGTTGAGGAGAACCAGATCACGCTTTTGAGTGAGGATGACCAAGAGTACAACTCCGACGATGAGCTAGACGACGCCGAAGATGATGAAGACGATGACGAAGATGATGACGACGATGATGACGACGACGACGGCAATGATGATGACGAGGATGACGATGAAGACGATGCTCCTGACGCCGGTAACGACGACGAAGATGacgaagatgaagaggaaggtgatgtcCAGCACGGTGCTGATCCTGGAGACGGCGACGGCGACGACGATGACGACGAAGATGACGACGACGACGACGACGATgatgaggaggaggaggaggaccACGGTGAAGAG GAGGATTTGGGAACAGAGTACCTTATTCGCCCTTTAGGCACTGCTGAGGAGGAGGAAGCATCTAGTGATTTTGAACCAGAGGAGAATGGGgaggaggaagatgaagatgtTGATGACGAGAACGATGAGAAGGCTCAGGTTCCACCAAAACGGAAGAGGTCGGATAAAGATGGTTCAGACGACGATGATGGTGGAGAAGATGATGAGAGACCCTCTAAGCGGTAG
- the LOC137805528 gene encoding uncharacterized protein: protein MSPITFSDDNFKGVDYGQDNPMVISVDVDRFTIRKTLVDQGSSVDILYWKTFKAMRTLEAEMVPYDDHAVSFYGERVGTKGYIELYTTFGQEKNCKTIRIRYSVIDSNTSYNIFLGRPFIYRLLAIVSTPHLAMKFPSPTGYILTVHVNQKEARECYAESLRVEPLRNDLSPKRKSSRKYCTSREA, encoded by the coding sequence ATGTCGCCCATCACCTTTTCAGATGACAACTTCAAAGGCGTAGACTATGGGCAGGACAATCCCATGGTGATATCGGTCGATGTAGACCGATTTACAATCAGAAAGACCcttgtagaccaaggaagctcagtAGACATCCTCTACTGGAAAACGTTTAAAGCTATGAGAACACTCGAGGCCGAGATGGTGCCTTACGATGACCATGCAGTCAGTTTCTACGGCGAGAGGGTAGGGACCAAGGGCTACATTGAGCTCTACACCACCTTCGGTCAAGAGAAAAACTGCAAAACGATAAGAATTCGGTATTCGGTAATCGACTCCAATACCTCTTATAACATTTTCCTCGGACGACCGTTCATCTATCGGCTGTTGGCAATCGTATCGACACCTCACCTAGCAATGAAGTTCCCTTCGCCAACGGGGTATATTCTCACAGTTCATGTCAACCAGAAAGAGGCAAGAGAGTGCTATGCCGAAAGCCTCAGAGTGGAGCCTTTGAGGAATGATCTCTCTCCCAAGAGAAAATCCTCTCGAAAGTACTGCACATCCCGCGAAGCCTAA